A DNA window from Amycolatopsis sp. DSM 110486 contains the following coding sequences:
- a CDS encoding cupin domain-containing protein has protein sequence MTTHSDDQLGRARVTDNEDLRAYYEKLEQLDAGALWTIANKIEPWYPQPQSVPIKWSYEQLRPLVLEALNLVSGDDAGRRVVALYNPLRRDIAATVGLLYTGLQVMGPGESMTAHRHQAAALRFVLEGTGAWTIVDGQKLKVGPRDFAITPNWTWHEHGNEGLEGVDGPVIWQDGLDIPLVNALDAPFYEVHPDVYQKQDGVVNSSLLTYGAGQLRPFGDTWHKNHSPLLAYPWEQTYEALLNAAKASDGSPYDGIIMEYSNPLTGGSVMPTMSAHMQLLRAGESTLAHRQVGSKIYTAAKGSGTSIVAGKRIDWSEGDIFCVPSWAWHEHANASRSDDACLFSFNDFPVMRSLGFFREEAYSDNDGHQPLA, from the coding sequence ATGACCACACACAGCGATGACCAGCTGGGCCGCGCACGGGTGACGGACAACGAAGATCTGCGGGCGTACTACGAGAAGCTGGAGCAGCTCGACGCCGGTGCACTGTGGACGATCGCGAACAAGATCGAGCCGTGGTACCCGCAGCCGCAGTCCGTACCGATCAAGTGGAGCTACGAGCAGCTGCGCCCGCTGGTGCTGGAAGCGCTCAACCTGGTCAGTGGTGACGACGCCGGCCGCCGCGTGGTGGCGCTCTACAACCCGCTGCGGCGCGACATCGCGGCCACGGTGGGACTCCTCTACACCGGCCTGCAGGTGATGGGTCCCGGCGAGTCGATGACGGCGCACCGGCACCAGGCCGCCGCGCTGCGCTTCGTGCTGGAGGGCACCGGCGCGTGGACGATCGTCGACGGGCAGAAGCTCAAGGTCGGCCCGCGCGACTTCGCCATCACGCCGAACTGGACCTGGCACGAGCACGGCAACGAGGGCCTCGAAGGCGTCGACGGCCCGGTCATCTGGCAGGACGGCCTCGACATCCCGCTGGTCAACGCGCTCGACGCGCCGTTCTACGAGGTGCACCCGGACGTCTACCAGAAGCAGGACGGGGTCGTGAACTCCTCACTGCTGACCTACGGTGCCGGGCAGCTGCGTCCCTTCGGTGACACGTGGCACAAGAACCACTCACCGCTGCTGGCCTACCCGTGGGAACAGACGTACGAAGCGCTGCTCAACGCGGCGAAGGCGAGCGACGGCTCGCCGTACGACGGCATCATCATGGAGTACAGCAACCCGCTCACCGGCGGTTCGGTGATGCCGACCATGAGCGCGCACATGCAGCTGCTGCGCGCCGGTGAGTCCACACTCGCCCACCGCCAGGTCGGGTCGAAGATCTACACCGCGGCCAAGGGCAGCGGCACCTCGATCGTCGCGGGCAAGCGGATCGACTGGTCCGAAGGCGACATCTTCTGCGTCCCGTCGTGGGCGTGGCACGAGCACGCCAACGCCAGCCGCTCCGACGACGCGTGCCTGTTCTCGTTCAACGACTTCCCGGTGATGCGTTCGCTGGGCTTCTTCCGCGAAGAAGCCTATTCGGACAACGACGGTCACCAGCCGCTCGCCTGA
- a CDS encoding thioesterase family protein — protein sequence MPTSPSAGSPPLAGLETTIERRVEWHDTDASGHQHNSVVLRWAEEAEADLLRGKDLAWLFGRTPRVRHEVNYRGRLWFGDPVRITFRVAQLGRTSLTFAFEVHGPNGIAADGSVVVVHAEPDKPAATPWPDAVRTALKKEVPA from the coding sequence ATGCCGACATCCCCTTCCGCGGGTTCTCCCCCGCTCGCCGGTCTCGAGACCACGATCGAGCGGCGGGTCGAATGGCACGACACCGATGCGTCGGGCCACCAGCACAACTCCGTGGTCCTGCGCTGGGCCGAAGAGGCCGAAGCAGACCTGTTGCGGGGCAAGGACCTCGCGTGGCTGTTCGGCCGCACCCCGCGTGTACGCCACGAGGTGAACTACCGGGGCCGGCTGTGGTTCGGCGACCCGGTGCGCATCACGTTCCGCGTTGCGCAACTCGGGCGTACGTCACTCACGTTCGCCTTCGAGGTCCACGGCCCGAACGGGATCGCCGCCGACGGTTCCGTCGTCGTGGTCCACGCCGAACCCGACAAGCCGGCTGCCACGCCGTGGCCCGACGCCGTGCGGACCGCGCTCAAGAAGGAGGTGCCGGCGTGA
- a CDS encoding FAD-dependent monooxygenase gives MRIAIVGGGPGGLYFAALAKQLDPSREVTVWERNAADDTFGFGVVFSDETLEGITNADPTVFSSMEREFARWSDIDVHYRGTTQTSSGHGFAAIARKRLLEILQRRCHDLGVDVRFRTEAPDVEQLTADYDLVIAADGVNSAIRKRFEQVFRPSLDVRQCHYMWLATDRVLEAFTFLVEETEFGPVQVHAYPFSADRSTFIVELNDQTWRAAGFTDGAFGPGVSDTASVERCRELLRGFLGDAELLTNNSKWLRFTTVRNKTWRHGNVVLLGDAAHTAHFSIGSGTKLAMEDALALAAALEATPGDLAAALEHYETERRPVVESTQRAAQASLEWFETIDHVVGQAPPQFAFNLLTRSRRVTYDNLRLRDPAYIRSVDRWFSTHSPGGRDDGTPPLFQPLVLAGRHLRNRIVAAPIATYSAVDGIPGEAELLHLSGKALGGAGLVLTGMTAVTAHGRVTPACPGLYTDEQATAWRRITNAVHAHTGALIGVQLSHSGRKGSTTVPDAAPLGPALAANGWRTVAPSALAYGDLPVPHELTETELQALIEDFAAAARRADEAGFDVLELQAGHGFLLSTFLSPLTNHRTDGYGGTLENRLRFPLAVVAAVHAVWPHYKPLLVRLSAVDWAEGGTTIEDSVRIAAALAERGVDAIDVSSGEVVAHEQPAYGRSYQTPFAERIRADVGVPAIAVGGISTCDDANSIVLAGRADLVGIGRAQLHDPSWALHAAAELGYSGPGAYWPPIQAGGEAKPPSGGRARPLLTLRADEPSPARSRWTPVPAGTPNRSL, from the coding sequence ATGAGGATCGCCATCGTGGGCGGCGGGCCCGGCGGGCTCTACTTCGCCGCGCTCGCCAAGCAGCTCGACCCGAGCCGCGAGGTCACCGTCTGGGAACGCAACGCCGCCGACGACACGTTCGGCTTCGGCGTCGTCTTCTCCGACGAGACGCTCGAAGGCATCACCAACGCCGACCCCACCGTGTTCTCCTCGATGGAGCGGGAGTTCGCCCGGTGGAGTGACATCGACGTGCACTACCGCGGCACGACGCAGACTTCGAGCGGTCACGGCTTCGCCGCCATCGCGCGCAAACGCTTGCTGGAGATCCTGCAGCGGCGCTGCCACGACCTCGGCGTCGACGTCCGGTTCCGCACCGAGGCACCCGACGTCGAGCAGCTCACCGCCGACTACGACCTCGTGATCGCGGCCGACGGCGTGAACTCCGCCATCCGCAAACGCTTCGAGCAGGTCTTCCGCCCCTCGCTCGACGTGCGCCAGTGCCACTACATGTGGCTGGCCACCGACCGCGTGCTGGAGGCGTTCACGTTCCTGGTCGAGGAGACCGAGTTCGGCCCGGTGCAGGTGCACGCCTACCCCTTCAGCGCCGACCGCAGCACGTTCATCGTCGAGCTGAACGACCAGACCTGGCGCGCCGCCGGGTTCACCGACGGCGCCTTCGGTCCCGGCGTCAGCGACACAGCGAGCGTCGAGCGCTGCCGTGAACTGCTGCGCGGTTTCCTCGGCGACGCGGAACTGCTCACCAACAACTCGAAGTGGCTGCGCTTCACCACCGTGCGCAACAAAACGTGGCGCCACGGCAACGTCGTGCTGCTCGGCGACGCCGCCCACACCGCGCACTTCTCCATCGGCTCGGGCACCAAGCTGGCCATGGAGGACGCGCTGGCCCTCGCCGCCGCGCTGGAGGCCACGCCCGGCGACCTCGCCGCGGCGCTGGAGCACTACGAGACCGAACGGCGGCCCGTCGTCGAGTCCACGCAGCGCGCGGCGCAGGCAAGCCTCGAGTGGTTCGAGACGATCGACCACGTCGTGGGCCAGGCGCCGCCGCAGTTCGCGTTCAACCTCCTCACGCGCAGCCGCCGCGTCACCTACGACAACCTGCGCCTGCGCGACCCCGCCTACATCCGCTCCGTCGACCGCTGGTTCAGCACTCATAGCCCCGGCGGCCGCGACGACGGCACGCCCCCGCTGTTCCAGCCGCTCGTCCTGGCGGGCCGGCACCTGCGCAACCGCATCGTCGCCGCGCCGATCGCGACGTACAGCGCGGTCGACGGGATCCCCGGCGAAGCGGAGCTACTGCATCTTTCGGGCAAAGCCCTCGGCGGCGCCGGGCTGGTGCTCACCGGGATGACCGCCGTGACCGCGCACGGCCGCGTCACCCCCGCGTGCCCCGGCCTGTACACCGACGAGCAGGCCACGGCATGGCGCCGCATCACCAACGCCGTGCACGCGCACACCGGCGCCCTGATCGGCGTGCAGCTCAGCCATTCCGGGCGCAAGGGCTCCACGACCGTGCCCGACGCGGCACCGCTGGGCCCGGCGCTGGCCGCCAACGGCTGGCGGACCGTCGCCCCCTCGGCCCTCGCGTACGGCGACCTGCCTGTGCCGCACGAGCTCACGGAAACCGAGCTGCAGGCGTTGATCGAGGACTTCGCCGCGGCCGCGCGCCGGGCCGACGAGGCGGGCTTCGACGTCCTCGAACTGCAGGCCGGACACGGATTCCTGCTCTCGACGTTCCTGTCGCCGCTCACGAACCACCGCACCGACGGCTATGGCGGGACCCTGGAGAACCGCCTGCGCTTCCCGCTCGCCGTCGTGGCCGCGGTGCACGCCGTCTGGCCGCACTACAAGCCGCTGCTCGTGCGGCTCTCGGCCGTCGACTGGGCCGAGGGCGGCACGACGATCGAGGACAGCGTGCGGATCGCCGCCGCGCTGGCCGAACGCGGGGTGGACGCGATCGACGTGTCCAGCGGCGAGGTCGTCGCGCACGAACAGCCGGCGTACGGCCGCAGCTACCAGACGCCGTTCGCCGAACGGATCCGCGCCGACGTCGGCGTCCCGGCGATCGCCGTCGGCGGCATCTCCACCTGCGACGACGCGAACTCGATCGTGCTCGCCGGCCGCGCGGACCTCGTCGGCATCGGCCGGGCGCAGCTGCATGACCCGTCGTGGGCGCTGCACGCGGCGGCCGAGCTCGGTTACTCCGGGCCCGGCGCGTACTGGCCGCCCATCCAGGCCGGCGGCGAGGCCAAACCGCCAAGCGGCGGCCGCGCCCGGCCGTTGCTCACCCTCCGCGCGGACGAACCCTCGCCGGCCCGTTCGCGCTGGACCCCGGTACCCGCCGGAACCCCGAACAGGAGCCTCTGA
- a CDS encoding carbon-nitrogen hydrolase family protein: MEDFPRFTAAAVQAAPVYLDTAATVAKAVSLITEAASHGASLIAFPEVFVPGYPYWNWTMNPVQGSPWYERLYRTAIDIPGPHLDALRAAAASTKTTVVIGVNERSRHSLGLIYNSVVTIGPDGSVLNVHRKLVPTWAEKLTWGGGDGSTVRVLDSAVGPLGALACGENTNTLARFSLLAQGELVHVASYISLPVAPADYDMAQAIAVRSAAHAFEGKLFSVVACSTITDEMIEIAAGDDAGIAELMRRPNSALSGIFGPDGNPVVEPLIDEEGIVYAEIDLARCIQPKQMHDIVGSYNRFDVFQLHHDTTPRRPVVFGDRPGGEGFASAGPVLGPWDPDESAARSA; encoded by the coding sequence GTGGAAGACTTCCCCCGCTTCACCGCCGCCGCAGTGCAGGCCGCGCCCGTGTACCTCGACACCGCCGCGACGGTCGCCAAGGCCGTCTCGCTCATCACCGAAGCCGCTTCGCACGGCGCCTCCCTCATCGCGTTCCCCGAGGTCTTCGTGCCCGGCTACCCGTACTGGAACTGGACGATGAACCCGGTGCAGGGCTCGCCGTGGTACGAGCGCCTCTACCGCACCGCCATCGACATCCCCGGCCCGCACCTCGACGCCCTGCGCGCGGCCGCCGCGTCGACGAAGACCACGGTGGTCATCGGCGTCAACGAACGCAGCCGCCACAGCCTCGGGCTGATCTACAACAGCGTCGTCACGATCGGCCCCGACGGTTCGGTCCTCAACGTCCACCGCAAGCTCGTGCCCACGTGGGCCGAGAAACTCACCTGGGGCGGCGGCGACGGCAGCACCGTGCGCGTGCTCGACTCCGCCGTCGGCCCGCTCGGCGCGCTGGCGTGCGGCGAGAACACGAACACGCTCGCGCGGTTCTCCCTGCTGGCGCAAGGAGAACTGGTCCACGTCGCCAGCTACATCTCCCTGCCCGTCGCCCCCGCGGACTACGACATGGCCCAGGCGATCGCCGTCCGCAGCGCCGCGCACGCCTTCGAAGGCAAGCTGTTCTCCGTGGTCGCCTGCTCCACCATCACCGACGAGATGATCGAGATCGCCGCCGGCGACGACGCGGGCATCGCCGAGCTCATGCGCCGCCCGAACAGCGCGCTGTCCGGCATCTTCGGTCCCGACGGCAACCCCGTCGTCGAACCACTCATCGACGAAGAGGGCATCGTCTACGCGGAAATCGACCTGGCTCGCTGCATCCAGCCCAAGCAGATGCACGACATCGTCGGTTCCTACAACCGCTTCGACGTCTTTCAGCTGCACCACGACACCACGCCGCGCCGGCCGGTCGTGTTCGGCGACCGGCCGGGCGGCGAGGGGTTCGCCTCAGCGGGACCCGTCCTCGGCCCCTGGGACCCGGACGAGAGCGCGGCGCGCAGCGCGTGA
- a CDS encoding MFS transporter: MSRTAAASTLRRSVLVSLAGSAIEWYDFFVYASATALVFGKLFFPASDPLAGTLLAFSTFAVGFVVRPVGAALFGHFGDRVGRKPALVTAMLIMGLATTAVGLVPPYASIGAAAPVLLVVLRLVQGLALGGQWGGAVLLVTENAPPGRRGFYGSFAQLGVPIALILANVVFLVASTALPEDAFLTWGWRIPFLLSVLLVGVALYAQSRVAEHAPAAPRGGGRAPLVELLRRYPRQIVLAAGATMVGGTSYYLLAVYLVSYATDHLHQPRGTVLIAVLVSAVVCVVAMPAFAAWSDVVGRRRIFLAGAVLFALWAFPLIRLVETGAPVLVGLGLVVGQVFFAMTYGPAPALFAELFGERVRYTGISLGYQIGSVLGGAFAPIIATALLAGTNWSGSIALYAIAVCGISFVAVWFAPDRPAGSRAARRALVRVPGAEDGSR, encoded by the coding sequence ATGTCCCGCACCGCCGCGGCTTCCACGCTGCGCAGATCCGTCCTCGTCAGCCTCGCCGGCTCCGCCATCGAGTGGTACGACTTCTTCGTCTACGCCTCGGCGACCGCGCTCGTGTTCGGCAAGCTTTTCTTCCCGGCGAGTGATCCGCTCGCCGGCACCCTCCTCGCGTTCAGCACCTTCGCGGTCGGCTTCGTCGTCCGGCCCGTGGGCGCCGCGCTGTTCGGCCACTTCGGCGACCGCGTCGGCCGCAAACCCGCTCTCGTCACGGCGATGCTCATCATGGGGCTCGCCACCACCGCGGTCGGGCTCGTGCCGCCGTACGCGTCGATCGGCGCGGCCGCACCGGTTCTTCTCGTGGTGCTCCGGCTGGTGCAGGGCCTCGCGCTCGGCGGTCAGTGGGGCGGCGCCGTGCTGCTCGTGACCGAGAACGCGCCGCCGGGCCGGCGCGGGTTCTACGGCAGTTTCGCGCAGCTCGGTGTGCCGATCGCGTTGATCCTCGCGAACGTCGTGTTCCTCGTGGCCTCCACGGCGTTGCCCGAGGACGCCTTCCTCACCTGGGGCTGGCGGATTCCCTTCTTGCTCAGCGTTCTCCTCGTCGGGGTCGCGTTGTACGCGCAGAGCCGGGTCGCGGAACACGCGCCCGCCGCACCCCGCGGCGGCGGCCGCGCGCCACTGGTCGAGCTCCTGCGCCGCTACCCGCGCCAGATCGTGCTCGCGGCCGGCGCGACGATGGTCGGTGGCACCAGCTACTACCTGCTGGCGGTGTACCTCGTCTCCTACGCCACCGACCACCTGCACCAGCCGCGCGGCACCGTCCTCATCGCAGTACTGGTCTCGGCCGTCGTGTGCGTGGTCGCGATGCCGGCGTTCGCCGCGTGGTCCGACGTGGTCGGCCGGCGGCGGATCTTCCTGGCCGGCGCGGTTCTCTTCGCGCTGTGGGCGTTCCCGCTCATCCGGCTCGTCGAGACGGGCGCACCCGTGCTCGTCGGGCTCGGACTCGTGGTCGGCCAGGTGTTCTTCGCGATGACCTACGGCCCGGCGCCCGCCCTGTTCGCCGAGCTGTTCGGCGAACGCGTCCGCTACACCGGCATCTCACTCGGCTACCAGATCGGCTCCGTGCTCGGCGGTGCGTTCGCCCCGATCATCGCGACCGCTCTGCTGGCCGGCACGAACTGGTCGGGCTCCATCGCGCTGTACGCGATCGCCGTCTGCGGGATCTCCTTCGTCGCGGTGTGGTTCGCGCCGGACCGGCCGGCCGGCTCACGCGCTGCGCGCCGCGCTCTCGTCCGGGTCCCAGGGGCCGAGGACGGGTCCCGCTGA
- a CDS encoding cupin domain-containing protein produces MNYVLNPSDIAWHRLEKPGFPGIGFQFSESVVDDDYTSVYSVQLSKIGPGGKSKLHRDPYNHAFYVTAGTGSVRIGKDSWDVEPGSVVKIPAGLPHGFSNTGDVDLEFVVIYDPPYVAGTDPVKELES; encoded by the coding sequence GTGAACTACGTCCTCAACCCGAGCGACATCGCCTGGCACCGCCTCGAGAAGCCCGGGTTCCCCGGCATCGGGTTCCAGTTCAGCGAAAGCGTGGTCGACGACGACTACACGTCCGTCTACAGTGTCCAGCTCTCGAAGATCGGGCCGGGCGGGAAGTCGAAGCTGCACCGCGACCCGTACAACCACGCCTTCTACGTCACCGCCGGCACCGGTTCGGTCCGCATCGGCAAGGACAGCTGGGACGTGGAGCCGGGCAGCGTCGTGAAGATCCCCGCCGGGCTGCCGCACGGGTTTTCCAACACCGGCGACGTGGACCTCGAGTTCGTCGTGATCTACGACCCGCCCTACGTCGCCGGCACCGACCCGGTCAAGGAGCTCGAAAGCTGA
- a CDS encoding NAD(P)/FAD-dependent oxidoreductase has product MRPRTVVVGASVAGVRVAQALRSHGYEGRVVLVGREDELPYDKPPLSKGVLAGSTALDDVRLLTEREAADAEIELELGQVATRLDLLGSRVHLADGSALGFDDLVIATGASARPAGWEHLEGVHSLRTAADTLALREGLGRGGPVVVIGGGFIGSEVAATANRLGLSDVTVLDATPALLSRAVPEVFGDRLADLHRRHGVRVRLGARVATVERIRGRLRIRLGDGSEVDAATVVVGIGAVPDDAWVTGTGLKVDDGVVCDPFGRAAPHVFAVGDVSRWQTARHGRAVRFEHWTNAVEQAACVAHTLVHPGDPRAHKPAEYVWTDQYDWKVQLVGDPRAGTETLLFERSGDAFAMVFGAAGRPAGAVVVNWPKALVGCRRALAAGKPFAELCEELQHLSAKTQ; this is encoded by the coding sequence ATGAGGCCGCGCACGGTCGTCGTCGGTGCGTCCGTCGCCGGGGTGCGCGTGGCCCAGGCGCTGCGGTCGCACGGCTACGAGGGCCGCGTCGTGCTGGTCGGCCGGGAGGACGAGCTCCCGTACGACAAACCGCCGCTGTCCAAGGGGGTGCTCGCCGGCTCGACCGCGCTCGACGACGTCCGGCTGCTCACCGAACGCGAAGCGGCCGACGCGGAGATCGAGCTCGAGCTCGGGCAGGTCGCGACCCGGCTCGACCTGCTCGGTTCCCGCGTGCACCTGGCCGACGGGTCGGCCCTCGGCTTCGACGACCTCGTGATCGCCACCGGCGCGAGCGCGCGGCCCGCCGGCTGGGAGCACCTCGAAGGCGTCCACTCGCTGCGCACGGCCGCAGACACCCTGGCGCTGCGGGAAGGCCTCGGCCGCGGCGGCCCGGTGGTCGTGATCGGCGGCGGCTTCATCGGCTCGGAGGTCGCGGCCACCGCGAACCGGCTCGGCCTGTCCGACGTGACCGTGCTCGACGCCACCCCGGCGTTGCTGTCCCGCGCGGTGCCGGAAGTGTTCGGCGACCGGCTCGCGGACCTGCACCGGCGGCACGGAGTGCGGGTGCGGCTCGGCGCCCGCGTCGCGACGGTGGAGCGGATCCGCGGCCGGCTGCGGATCCGGCTCGGCGACGGGTCCGAAGTGGACGCCGCCACCGTGGTCGTCGGCATCGGCGCCGTGCCGGACGACGCGTGGGTGACCGGCACCGGGCTGAAGGTCGACGACGGCGTCGTCTGCGACCCGTTCGGCCGCGCCGCACCGCACGTGTTCGCGGTCGGCGACGTCTCCCGCTGGCAGACCGCCCGCCACGGCCGAGCGGTGCGGTTCGAACACTGGACCAACGCGGTCGAACAGGCCGCGTGCGTCGCGCACACCCTCGTGCACCCGGGTGATCCCCGCGCGCACAAACCCGCCGAATACGTCTGGACCGACCAGTACGACTGGAAGGTGCAGCTCGTCGGCGATCCCCGGGCCGGCACCGAAACCCTGCTGTTCGAACGCTCCGGCGACGCGTTCGCGATGGTCTTCGGCGCCGCCGGCCGGCCGGCGGGCGCCGTGGTCGTCAACTGGCCGAAAGCACTCGTCGGCTGCCGGCGCGCCCTGGCGGCCGGGAAGCCATTCGCCGAGCTCTGTGAAGAACTCCAGCACCTGTCCGCGAAGACCCAGTGA
- a CDS encoding ferredoxin encodes MAIVHADRGKCRGWANCVAGADDVFDIDDDGVVTLLREAIGPDEVGRVGEVARRCPEAALAVDGA; translated from the coding sequence ATGGCCATCGTTCACGCGGATCGGGGGAAGTGCCGGGGCTGGGCCAACTGTGTGGCCGGCGCCGACGACGTGTTCGACATCGACGACGACGGAGTCGTCACACTGCTGCGCGAGGCCATCGGACCGGACGAGGTCGGGCGCGTCGGCGAGGTCGCGCGCCGGTGCCCAGAGGCGGCGCTGGCGGTGGACGGGGCATGA